The Pyrus communis chromosome 5, drPyrComm1.1, whole genome shotgun sequence region TGTTTTCTTATGTTTTATGTGCGTTGGTTTATTATTATTAGCTAGCCTTCCACATGGTTAGGAGGGTTTCTTTAACAAGCTTAATGAAAACcattaatttattattgtttgcGAGTATATACTATGATGAGGAAGGTTTTGCGCTTAATAATTCCAAGCAGCACGCTGTGTAAATTGAAACCAATATACTTTATAGTAGAACAAATAATGTATTTTTGTGATGAGATTGATATTAGTTACGACTAGCTtcatttttatggattttttattatttctcaacAATAAAGTGTATTTAAATTTACGTTTGGGTGATCCTGAAAACTTATAAGTCTATAATTTTAATTGGGTAGCTATATCAAAACACtcctttttatttctcacacaatCCTTTCAAATTTTGGCATTCGAATCAAATGAACTTAAAgagattaatgaaaaaaaattttaacaaaaatatgtaGAAGGTAAAAATAGATGAATAGAACtatccttttaatttttctcCTAATACTTAAtagacaaggattgtctgccctccacTTCCGGTGCCCTCCCGTTCTCtcttgtttgtgtggtcacaattaaaccacgttaacattttatattactattcatttttatcttattatatctataagaaaaacaatataaaatattgatataaCTTAACAATAACCACATAAAACAGAAGGGCACGGAAAATAaaaggcagacaatccttgtccataCTTAATCCTTAGATCACCTTCTTTTGTCGCTAATCCATTCTCCCAATCAAACGGCCAAGACAAGACATGGACACTGCAACGCGTTCACACCGTACCGATCACCACATGAAGCACGCTGCAACTAACAACCCTCTCCTTTTCCCACCCCATACTTTCCCCAACAAAGTCTCGCGACTCTTATCCCGCAGAGACACAGAAGGGGAACGATATCgttttatgaagaaaaaaaggaaataaactGTAAAAAGCTGTCAGATGCTAAAATATCCTACATTAAtttctttctctcctctcttcccCTCCTTTAGATTCTTATTTCGAAATCAGATCCATCGATCCATTTGTCGATTCTCGAAACCATCCGTGTGCTTCCGCCACCACCCTCCATCTCTTTCCATACCCCCCactctttcctttttctatATATGCCCGCCTCCCATTcccaaatatatacatacaaatatatatacacacaatttGAGCTtgtagagagagatagagagcgACTGTGTGTGTCTACCCAAGTATTAAAAACTCCATGGATTTCctcttctcatttttcttggttttctctctcctttcaaCCCTAGTTTTTATATTTCTCAGAAAGTCTAGGTGCCGGAGGCTGAGGCTGCCTCCGGGGAATCTAGGGTTACCATTTATAGGGGAGACTCTGCAGCTCATCTCAGCCTACAAGACTGAGAACCCCGAACCGTTCATCGACGAGCGCGTGAACCGGTTCGGACCCTTATTCACAACTCACGTGTTTGGAGAGCCGACCGTGTTCTCCACCGACCCGGAGACCAATCGGTTCATCTTGCAGAACGAAGGGAAGCTGTTCGAGTGCAGCTACCCGGGCTCCATAACCAACCTTATGGGGAAGCACTCTTTGCTGCTGATGAAGGGCAGCCTCCATAAACGGATGCATTCTCTGACCATGAGCTTTGCAAACTCTTCGATCATTAGGGACCACCTTTTGGACGACATAGACCGGTTGATCCGGCTCAACATGGATTCCTGGGCCGACCGGATCTTTCTCATGGAGGAGGCCAAAAAGGTAGGGTACAAGCTTTTCTTTTTAAGATAGGATTAGGGCATGTTCGGAATTCGAAATTAAGACCTTAAAAGATAAAGGATTAATTTTCTTCACCAAGTTAGAAATAGAAAATGGTGTTTTCTTTTTACATGTTAAATATGGGAGGTATTTCAGTTCAGAACAGAGACACATATGTTCATGGTCTAAACGAATAGCGTACAGCTTAGTATTCTGGacgattaaaaaaaatctcccGTTAAATAGCGGAGTTGGTGAACTTTTCTTGCTTTTGTTCTTGTTGTCGTTTATTGAGTTAAATACAAAGATGATATCTGGACACTTAAAATCGATAcacttattaattaattagtatagatGGAGATCACGTATAATTATATGAGGAAAATCCTTTTTCTAGGAATTTCGTGATctgaccgttcatcgtacatcgtgcaattaattttcattagatattatttatatttaattttaaattttaaaataatttctgattgcAAGATGTACGATAAAAAATCCCGATCACGGGATTCCTAGGATCCGTAGTAAAAGGATCCGGTGAGAATCCATTTTCATTATATGATATGAGTGATTCATACTAGagaattttttagattaaagaAGCAACAGTTCGAACTTACTCGTAGTGCAAGAGCAACATTTTTCTTTACCACTATAATAGAAGGATACTTGCAGATAATTTGTTTGAGAATTTGTCAATTTCGTGCATCCGAATAGTTTTATTATAAATGCAAAAGTGATATTTGACGAActtgtttttttcttattcCTCAAAAAGTAAAGGACAAAGGTAAAGTTTGTTTAGaatgttttaataaaaagtgaTTTTCAGAACTAATTGTATCACATTGGttggtttaatttgattaattaatttataatggTTATGCTTGGGTTCACCGTTCATGTCAAAGAGAAATGGAGGTAACCAGATCCAatgaagagatttttcattATGCTCAGAACACAAAGCGCTACaccatatgttattatataattagagaaatacttggaaaaaaaaaattgaatcggATGATGACATTTAGTATACCGTTCGTGTTccgaacacattaaaaaatttctcgatCCCTTAGATTGGGTTAGATACATGCAAGTGAAATTAAGTAAACGGCTgcgaagaaaaataaaaccgttCCCTTGAGCCATCATTTTCATGCTAGCTCATATACTTcttgatttatattttttatatcctTTATTAATTATAGTTTAcgttagttaattaattatttaattaaattacgtGCAGATAACTTTTGAACTAGCAGTGAAGCAACTCATGAGCTTTGATCCAAATGAATGGACCGAGAGTCTAAGAAAGGAGTACGTCCTACTAATCGAAGGCTTCTTCTCCGTTCCTTTGCCTCTAGTTTCCACCACCTACCGCCGGGCCATTACTGTAatttcctctctttttcttgCGCGTTGATTTATTGCGTAAATAGAGTAATGCTATTTGAAAACACATTTAGAGTATGTTAGCAAGTGCATCAAATTAATATTATTGTAATTAATACTAATTAGTTAATCAAATGGGAATTTGAACTTGAAGGCTAGGACAAAGGTGGCGGAAGCGTTGAGCTTGATAGTGAGGCAGAGGAGGGAGGAGAGCGAAGCCGGGAAGAGAAAAGAGGACATGTTAGGCGCACTTTTGGGCGGAGACACCGCATTCTCCGACGAGGAGATTGTGGATTTCTTGCTTGCTTTGCTGGTGGCCGGCTACGAAACCACTTCAACAATCATGACACTTGCCGTCAAGTTCTTAACGGAGACACCTCTGGCCCATGCTCAACTCAAGGTGCCATTCTACCCacatcctttttctttcttcacttTATTTGCCTAGTGGGGACTGCCAGTCTTGCAACTCCTATCATATGTTCGTGTTACTATGTTAGGCATTTCAACATCCACATTTTTCTTATCTAAATCCTTAACCATTCACATTGTTTGGATTAGTTATTTTAGATAACTATGGATGTGTAATTGATTAGATCCGTATTTACGTACTTATAATTATGTAACTTAATAACGTATCCTCgtagtcacttagtactacagtctagtcgtattcttcttcacttgtaagtaagaggtcttataTTTGAATCTCGCCAAATGTGAGTTTAAACCATATcattgctaacctattgtgagaCTAAATTCACTCCCTTccctttagtataaataatattatttgttaaaaaaataaaacatatcctcgtaaatatttaaactaaaaagatTGTCGCATGTGATGtgtattatttgttaaaaaaataaaacatattcTCGTAAATATGTAAACTAAAAAGATTGTCGCATGTGATGTGTGTGCATAAAATTAACAGATGAACCTTAGTCAGTCGCTCTACTACCAATGCATGTATTACTCATTTCTTACATAATGTACCATAAATTCAGGATGGTGAAATATTTACTCTCGTTTTCTACTTCAGCATTCTTCCTCATGTTGGTATCTattcaatttattcaatctCAGGACAAcgaattaaaaaaaagtgtCCGACCGTGAGGAGAAGTTCAAAAATTACTTTCCTAATTTTAATCCTATAATGACGAGATTGCCCTAGCGAAATGAAGGAAAATGTAGCGTAAAGTGTTGGTAGGTTgtcaaaaaataaagtaaaagtaGAGAATGTAAAAGTCAGACAACATTCTGATAAAACCAACGGACAAAATGATGGCATGTCCTTTCCCTTCCCTCCCTTACAAACTGCACACTTCACTGTGCTGTAAATATTGTCGGATTCTCGTCAGATTCGGTCTTTTGACCACATCGCCTCTTTGCTTCAGGTGCACCAGGTTTGGGAGGGTGTTTCGTCATTTTACTTTCTCCTACCTTATGGCTTTTAGACCCTAGGGTCCCAAAGCTGGGCCATTGGGAATCGGGTGGTTCTGATTTCTAGGACCTCAAAAATCCAACGGTGTAAAGAGTGGTAGGGGGTTGGTAGTAATGGAGTCAGCACACTAGCTTTGTTACCATTTTTCGATTCCTAGGATTGTTTTGGTGTCTCTGCACTCGTGTGATGTTCCAAGCTCCACCTTCGGATTGTGTCCTTACCCGAAAGTTCTAGTGTGGACCGGCTCATAGTCTGGACTAAGATCTAGAACAGTGACAAAAAATTTAACGTTGAAGTATCTTAATTCGTGCTATGCGCCGGTCCATACTAGATAAACTGGTCATTATCTTTCTTGAATAGACGaagtatttttatttcattatatattttcggtgaAAAGTATGTTAAATTGCTAATGAAGTTTTGAATCCACGTTGCAGGAAGAACATGAGCAAATTAGGGCGAAAAAGTTGTTGTCAAAGCCTCTGGAATGGAGTGATTATAAGGCAATGCCATTCACTCAATGTGTAAGTACTGTTAATTCTAATATCTAGAAATTACGCTTCGTTTAAACTCTTCAGTAAGTTGAGGTACAACGTCGGATTTTAATAACGAACTATTAAATCGCATGAGGTTGTTGTTTAGATCCATACAATGTGCCAAACGTATTTATGACTTGCGGGACTCTAATTCTTCAAAGTTGATCGACTTTTTTGTCTATGTTTAGGTTGTCAACGAGACATTGCGAGTTGCAAACATAATTAGCGGGATATTTAGGCGGGCAATGACGGACGTTCACATTAAAGGTAACAACCTTCGTACCACGTAAACAACTTGCATTCGAAACTAAATATTTTACAAGTTCTTAATCGGTGGAAAATACTAAAAACAGGATACACAATCCCTAAAGGATGGAAGGTATTTGCATCGTTTCGTGCTGTACATCTAGACCAAGATCACTTCAAGGACGCTCGAACTTTTAATCCATGGAGGTGGCAGGTACTTAATTATACATCTTTGCCTCTAATAATTATGTTTACtcatgcttttatttatttacttttttcaaTTTCTAATTAATTATCATAAACATGATTTTGTAGAACAAATCTGGTCCGACCACAAGCCCACCAAATGTGTTCACACCATTTGGAGGAGGGCCAAGGCTGTGCCCCGGCTATGAGCTTGCTAGAGTAGAAATCTCCGTCTTCCTTCATCACTTAGTCACTCGTTTTAGGTATGCAAAGTACAACGTAAACCACATAAATAGAATCAGTAACAAATTTTTACTCAGAAGTAAAACTTCAGGGACACTAAAATGGTAATAAAGCGGCATGAAACAGTGTTTTTTTGTATACGGGTTATTGTCTGTTTAGTTTTCCCGGTTCTAGTTTTGAGTAAACATTTGCAGCTAGTTGTATTTGCGCATATTTCCCGTCAAACTAACTATGCTAATTGTTCATGTTAATTTTGGCAGTTGGGTTCCTGCCGAGGAAGATAAGCTGGTGTTTTTTCCGACGACGAGGACGCAGAAGAGGTACCCGATCAATGTGCAGCGGAGGAACAATGTGTCATATGGGCAATGTAAAGAGTAAAGTAGTAGTAGAGCTGTAATAACCCTTGATCTCCAACCCAATAAaatttagagagttttaacgaaaagccacggtactgtttactttaacgaaaaaccacatttttacactaaaaagtcaaacctgatgctattcattttaccctttattttgcccttatcattaaaactcaaaattttcaagttcttttcattagtttttcttaaaatttatttaattaattaatttatggaTTAGTTTGTAATAACCTTTAGGTTTAGTAGGTGTTGATTGGAGAATTTGCAGGTCTTTTAGGTTTTAGCCTATCTTAACGCgctttaattattaaaaaggaaaaagataatCGACACAAAAACTATCCATGAATAAGTGTAAAATCCACGCGAACTTTCCTCTTCGATCCCTTCTTCTGCTTGTGCCTGGCACACCAGCGAGAGATTTTTTCAAGCTTCAAAATTATTACACTTGGCGTGCCGAGCAATACCGTTCAAAATGGCACCGTCTTTAATAAAAGGACATACCGTGCACCGCCATAGGTTCAAAACGTACATCCGGGTTACCATAGCTTAATCACAGATTCAGAAACAAAGTAGGTCTCAGCATCTTTTCGAATTTTCAATTGAGCAGTGAAAGTTTCTCAAGTGAGGATTTCAGATGGGAGACTTGAGATTCTTGCACAGGATCTTTCCTCCTTGCTATCGGCCGACGTTGGTTTGATGCATTGCTTTTCGGCGATTGTGTGTGCCTTCTCAACCTTGCAGTTACAGCGTTGATGGAAGAACgtaattcatccaattcaactCCTGAGAAGTGGTTTGCTTAGCAACAAAAAATGtatgttaaaagtgaacaagtAGTGCTGGCCATGCAAGATATGAAACCACCAGAACCAAAAATGTATAGGCTAATAACTTAAACAGGAGTGAATCATGACGATTTGGGGA contains the following coding sequences:
- the LOC137733747 gene encoding 3beta,22alpha-dihydroxysteroid 3-dehydrogenase-like isoform X1, with translation MDFLFSFFLVFSLLSTLVFIFLRKSRCRRLRLPPGNLGLPFIGETLQLISAYKTENPEPFIDERVNRFGPLFTTHVFGEPTVFSTDPETNRFILQNEGKLFECSYPGSITNLMGKHSLLLMKGSLHKRMHSLTMSFANSSIIRDHLLDDIDRLIRLNMDSWADRIFLMEEAKKITFELAVKQLMSFDPNEWTESLRKEYVLLIEGFFSVPLPLVSTTYRRAITARTKVAEALSLIVRQRREESEAGKRKEDMLGALLGGDTAFSDEEIVDFLLALLVAGYETTSTIMTLAVKFLTETPLAHAQLKEEHEQIRAKKLLSKPLEWSDYKAMPFTQCVVNETLRVANIISGIFRRAMTDVHIKGYTIPKGWKVFASFRAVHLDQDHFKDARTFNPWRWQNKSGPTTSPPNVFTPFGGGPRLCPGYELARVEISVFLHHLVTRFSWVPAEEDKLVFFPTTRTQKRYPINVQRRNNVSYGQCKE
- the LOC137733747 gene encoding 3beta,22alpha-dihydroxysteroid 3-dehydrogenase-like isoform X2, which codes for MDFLFSFFLVFSLLSTLVFIFLRKSRCRRLRLPPGNLGLPFIGETLQLISAYKTENPEPFIDERVNRFGPLFTTHVFGEPTVFSTDPETNRFILQNEGKLFECSYPGSITNLMGKHSLLLMKGSLHKRMHSLTMSFANSSIIRDHLLDDIDRLIRLNMDSWADRIFLMEEAKKITFELAVKQLMSFDPNEWTESLRKEYVLLIEGFFSVPLPLVSTTYRRAITARTKVAEALSLIVRQRREESEAGKRKEDMLGALLGGDTAFSDEEIVDFLLALLVAGYETTSTIMTLAVKFLTETPLAHAQLKEEHEQIRAKKLLSKPLEWSDYKAMPFTQCVVNETLRVANIISGIFRRAMTDVHIKGYTIPKGWKVFASFRAVHLDQDHFKDARTFNPWRWQLGSCRGR